The following is a genomic window from Parabacteroides johnsonii DSM 18315.
CAAAATCCTTTCATCAGTCGTGGACAGAAGATTCTTTGGATACTGACTATTGTCGTTTTGAACTGGATCGGCCTGTTGCTGTATTACTATACCTATTACATTAAGAAGAATTGACAATTGATAATTGACAATTATGAAAAAGATATTGATTACGGGGGCCAGTGGTTTTATTGGTGGTTTCCTGGTGAAGGAGGCGCTTGAACGGGGATATGAAACCTGGGCGGGTGTCCGTTCGACAAGTAGTCGTGCGAATTTGCAGGATAAACGGATTCGTTTTATCGATTTGAAATATTCCGACCGTGAGTCATTGACTGTTCAGTTGGCTGATTTTGTCCGGGAGCATGGCCCTTGGGATTATGTGATCCATAACGCCGGACTGACGAAGACACTTGATAAAAGGAACTTTTATCGTATCAATGCCCAGAATACGGCTAACCTGATCGAGGCGCTTGCCACATCGGGTTGCAAACCGGAGAAATTTCTTCTGATGAGCAGCTTGAGCA
Proteins encoded in this region:
- a CDS encoding PLDc N-terminal domain-containing protein → MSNLCLIGLPEVGYIAGIAVLIFGITAVRQNPFISRGQKILWILTIVVLNWIGLLLYYYTYYIKKN